In one window of Methanococcoides methylutens DNA:
- a CDS encoding inorganic diphosphatase, whose protein sequence is MKIRIETPKFSFFKYQKVDEGYERVLFSPIPTIFNYGFIEETLGDDGMEEDAIVLGPRLAQGTLVNLTSPGGVVRFVDDSVQDDKKVFYLGDRYSERLFGLYFRMYALFKRFRYLAFERRIAECRFEGIELFEEN, encoded by the coding sequence ATGAAGATACGGATCGAAACTCCCAAGTTCAGCTTTTTCAAGTATCAGAAAGTGGATGAAGGGTACGAAAGAGTCCTTTTTTCCCCGATACCCACAATATTCAACTATGGTTTCATTGAGGAAACCCTGGGAGACGACGGGATGGAGGAGGATGCTATTGTACTGGGACCCCGGCTTGCTCAGGGAACCCTTGTAAACCTAACCAGTCCCGGCGGAGTGGTTAGGTTTGTGGATGACTCGGTTCAGGACGATAAAAAAGTGTTCTATCTCGGGGACAGGTATTCTGAAAGGCTGTTCGGATTATATTTCAGGATGTATGCACTGTTCAAGCGTTTTCGTTATCTGGCATTTGAAAGAAGAATTGCGGAATGCAGGTTCGAAGGCATTGAACTATTCGAGGAAAACTGA
- a CDS encoding serpin family protein, which translates to MKLKNIICTVMICALLFSCIGCIDTGTSPDSELNANSTGSEIGNKSSSPINVESETVDKSSLMYAYSSDDYDIATANNAFSFDMYTNLTTDDNIVFSPYSIFTAMAICYDGAETTTQEEIAYVFYYPLSKSVLEKNSKEMMNTINSDDDNYDLKTANALWVRENYPLNERYADNSKIYYGGKVTNLDFRNEPEKSRDIINKWVATQTNEKIKDLIPDELIDPDTAMIITNAVYFKGKWLNEFDVEETRKELFYNSSSNKVGNAVDMMYTKQYFSYGESKNAKIVEIPYKGNDLCMYVILPEENNIEDFESKFKLSDYNKLKSSMESGNEVKIWLPKFSFDTKVELPATLKSMGITEAFTDDANFSGIYDIRKVPEDYALWLDDVVHQAFIDVGEKGTEATAATAIEAVDCCEPLPGQVVEFKADHPFMFFIEDRRTGCILFMGKVKDPEY; encoded by the coding sequence ATGAAACTAAAAAATATTATTTGTACAGTTATGATCTGTGCTCTTCTTTTCTCATGTATTGGATGCATAGACACCGGCACAAGCCCGGATAGTGAATTAAACGCAAATTCCACAGGATCAGAAATTGGAAACAAAAGCTCCTCTCCGATAAACGTGGAATCAGAAACTGTAGACAAAAGCTCCCTGATGTATGCATATTCTTCTGATGACTATGACATTGCCACTGCAAACAACGCCTTTTCCTTTGATATGTACACTAATCTAACCACGGATGACAATATTGTCTTCTCGCCATACAGCATATTTACTGCAATGGCTATTTGTTATGATGGCGCTGAAACTACCACACAGGAAGAGATAGCCTATGTGTTCTACTATCCTCTTAGCAAGTCCGTGCTTGAAAAAAATTCAAAAGAGATGATGAATACAATAAATTCAGATGATGACAACTACGACCTGAAAACTGCAAATGCCCTCTGGGTACGGGAAAATTATCCGTTGAATGAAAGATATGCAGATAACTCAAAGATATATTATGGTGGGAAAGTAACAAACCTTGATTTTAGAAATGAACCGGAAAAATCCAGGGATATCATCAATAAGTGGGTTGCAACACAGACCAACGAAAAAATCAAAGACCTGATCCCGGATGAACTGATCGATCCCGATACGGCCATGATCATTACAAATGCAGTTTACTTTAAAGGAAAATGGCTTAATGAATTTGACGTAGAAGAGACCAGGAAGGAACTTTTCTACAATTCTTCTTCAAATAAGGTAGGAAATGCCGTAGATATGATGTACACAAAGCAGTACTTCAGTTACGGCGAAAGCAAAAACGCAAAAATCGTTGAAATACCTTACAAGGGCAATGACCTGTGCATGTACGTCATCCTTCCTGAAGAAAATAACATTGAAGATTTTGAAAGTAAGTTTAAACTTTCAGATTACAACAAACTCAAGTCCTCTATGGAATCCGGAAATGAAGTCAAAATCTGGCTGCCTAAATTCAGTTTTGATACTAAAGTTGAACTACCGGCTACATTGAAAAGCATGGGGATTACGGAAGCCTTTACGGACGATGCAAATTTCTCAGGTATTTATGACATCCGGAAAGTTCCGGAAGATTACGCTTTATGGCTAGACGATGTGGTCCACCAAGCCTTTATCGATGTCGGGGAAAAAGGCACTGAGGCAACAGCGGCAACGGCCATCGAAGCGGTTGACTGCTGTGAACCGCTACCCGGACAGGTAGTGGAATTCAAGGCAGACCATCCTTTCATGTTCTTTATCGAAGACAGAAGAACGGGATGTATCCTTTTCATGGGAAAGGTCAAAGATCCTGAGTATTGA
- a CDS encoding methionine synthase: MSELIFDDIGSYPLPEGVTKEWMESAFSKRDSDEKLFSVIRSAFSQKLDAGVGVATYPQFQDMNQQFLSIINDPECVEEPFKVKEDSARILELDVIEEAAAEYRDKTGERPDVRICVTGPLELYLKDFGGTQYTDILNLLAVSIDRFISNSIKSAKNFNIRTVSIDEPSIGINPQIMFEDTELVEALSTATSYAGKQDVDVEIHLHSPLHYRIACDTPSINVIGVESAANPSYLDLIDRKVLEDTDSFLRVGVARTDIFNLASVLNEKYNTNVWKDTQYLPEIVTEMETPDVISKRLEKADSIFGDRIKYVGPDCGLGSWPTQEIAGQLLRNVAKGIAKFSK; encoded by the coding sequence ATGAGCGAGCTGATCTTTGACGACATTGGAAGTTATCCGCTACCGGAAGGCGTAACAAAGGAGTGGATGGAAAGCGCATTTTCGAAAAGGGACAGTGATGAGAAGCTTTTTTCTGTCATACGTTCAGCCTTTAGCCAGAAGCTTGACGCCGGTGTGGGAGTAGCTACATATCCCCAGTTCCAGGACATGAACCAGCAGTTCCTGTCAATTATCAATGATCCGGAATGTGTGGAAGAGCCTTTCAAGGTCAAAGAAGACAGCGCACGTATCCTTGAGCTTGATGTTATAGAAGAAGCTGCTGCAGAGTACAGGGATAAGACCGGTGAAAGACCGGATGTCCGCATCTGTGTGACCGGTCCGCTTGAACTTTATCTCAAGGACTTCGGGGGAACACAGTACACCGACATCCTGAACCTGTTGGCAGTAAGTATCGACCGTTTCATAAGCAATTCCATCAAGTCCGCAAAGAACTTCAACATCAGGACTGTTTCCATCGATGAGCCAAGTATCGGTATCAACCCCCAGATAATGTTCGAGGATACCGAACTGGTGGAAGCACTGAGCACTGCCACTTCCTATGCAGGCAAACAGGATGTTGATGTGGAGATCCATCTGCACTCCCCGCTTCATTACAGGATAGCTTGTGATACACCGAGTATCAATGTAATAGGAGTGGAGTCTGCAGCAAATCCTTCCTATCTCGATCTCATCGACAGGAAGGTCCTGGAAGATACCGATTCTTTCCTGCGTGTGGGTGTTGCAAGGACCGATATCTTTAACCTTGCATCTGTGCTCAACGAGAAGTACAACACCAATGTCTGGAAGGACACCCAGTATCTGCCGGAGATAGTAACGGAAATGGAAACTCCGGATGTTATCTCAAAGCGCCTTGAAAAAGCAGATTCCATATTCGGAGATCGCATTAAGTATGTTGGCCCCGATTGTGGTCTTGGTTCCTGGCCGACACAGGAGATCGCAGGACAATTGCTCAGGAATGTTGCTAAGGGAATCGCCAAGTTCTCTAAATAA
- a CDS encoding DUF1294 domain-containing protein, translated as MELYMYFLLYLFLVNAYAFWLMYSDKKKAIKNQYRIPEKTLFTWALLGGSIGSITGMQKFRHKTRHPKFRIGMPLIFIVEGYLFFEYVLPVLI; from the coding sequence ATGGAATTATACATGTACTTTCTCCTGTATCTTTTTTTAGTGAATGCTTATGCTTTCTGGCTGATGTACTCTGACAAAAAGAAGGCCATCAAGAACCAGTACCGTATACCTGAAAAGACCCTTTTCACCTGGGCATTGCTGGGCGGGAGCATTGGTTCCATAACCGGCATGCAGAAGTTCAGGCATAAGACCAGACATCCGAAATTCAGGATCGGTATGCCTCTGATATTTATCGTGGAAGGCTATCTCTTCTTTGAATATGTTCTGCCGGTATTGATTTGA
- the prf1 gene encoding peptide chain release factor aRF-1: MVDQSSHQKYEFKKKLESLRGKRGRGTELISLYIPPDKQLSDVVAQLKTEHGQASNIKSKLTKTNVQGAIESIMSRLRYVTVPENGIVYFTGAVDVGANKTNMESTIIEPPQPIITYRYHCDSSFYLDPLEEMLREAKTYGLLVLDRREASIGLLVGKHIEPYRNLTSTVPGKQRKGGQSAHRFQQLRLIAIHDFYKRIGDAASEVFLTVDQKDFEGVLVGGPSPTKEEFESGHFLHHEIEKKMLGLFDVAYTDESGLSELVNAASERLEDLDLMVEKKLMQQFFRELVSDSGKATYGEDNVRENLIIGAVDIMLVSEDLRAERMTVRCTSCDYEKKTTSEFKPGDSKTSLGNCPKCGSYLEVVEKVDVVDELSEMCDQMSTTVEFISTDFEEGAQLLNAFGGIVAILRFNTGI, translated from the coding sequence ATGGTTGACCAATCTTCACATCAAAAATACGAGTTTAAAAAGAAACTTGAATCGTTAAGGGGCAAGCGAGGTCGTGGTACTGAGCTTATCTCATTGTACATTCCACCTGACAAGCAGCTCTCAGATGTAGTTGCACAGCTCAAGACAGAGCACGGTCAGGCCTCCAACATTAAATCCAAGCTTACCAAGACGAATGTGCAGGGTGCTATCGAGTCCATCATGTCCAGACTCAGGTATGTGACTGTTCCTGAGAATGGGATCGTCTATTTCACAGGTGCTGTTGATGTCGGAGCTAACAAGACTAACATGGAGTCAACCATCATTGAGCCTCCACAGCCAATTATAACATACAGGTATCACTGTGATTCATCATTCTACCTTGATCCTCTAGAGGAGATGTTAAGGGAAGCAAAGACCTATGGTCTGCTTGTTCTTGACAGGCGTGAAGCCTCAATTGGTCTTCTTGTGGGCAAGCACATAGAACCATATCGGAACCTGACCTCAACTGTACCTGGGAAACAGAGGAAAGGAGGACAGAGTGCCCATAGGTTCCAGCAACTTAGACTCATTGCCATACATGATTTCTACAAGCGTATCGGTGATGCAGCAAGTGAGGTATTCCTCACAGTTGACCAGAAGGACTTTGAAGGTGTGCTTGTTGGTGGTCCTTCACCAACAAAAGAGGAGTTCGAATCCGGTCATTTCCTACACCATGAGATAGAGAAAAAAATGCTCGGGCTTTTCGATGTAGCGTATACAGATGAGTCCGGTCTTTCAGAACTTGTGAACGCAGCAAGTGAAAGGCTTGAGGACCTTGATCTCATGGTAGAGAAGAAACTGATGCAGCAGTTCTTCAGGGAACTGGTGTCTGATTCAGGCAAAGCGACCTATGGTGAGGACAATGTCCGAGAGAATCTCATTATCGGTGCTGTCGATATAATGCTCGTATCAGAAGACCTGAGGGCTGAAAGGATGACCGTCAGGTGTACTTCTTGCGATTATGAGAAAAAGACAACCAGTGAGTTCAAGCCTGGTGATTCGAAGACAAGTCTTGGTAACTGCCCGAAATGTGGTTCCTATCTTGAGGTCGTGGAAAAGGTCGATGTTGTTGATGAGCTATCCGAAATGTGTGACCAGATGAGTACCACGGTAGAATTCATTTCCACTGACTTTGAAGAGGGTGCACAGCTTCTGAACGCTTTTGGTGGTATCGTCGCTATCCTGCGTTTCAACACAGGCATCTGA
- the argS gene encoding arginine--tRNA ligase — MFLDFIEQVTSVLNDAVSSAGFEANDLELGPSQHADLSSRVAFRLASVAKQSPKDVADRIASEIVIPEGSYIGKIEALGPYLNISASRDFIDDVVSGIREKKESFGGNFCEGRILLEHTSANPNGPLHVGHIRNSIIGDTLGRILKRAGYDVELHYYVNDMGRQIAIVSWALEHFEFDESSKPDHAIADVYIKANAELESHPEKVAEIDKLMQLVESGDEETIERFDKAVGLAVEGIKETLGKMNVSHDEFPKESSFIRSGDVSRIVDEIKATGRTEIDNGALVVDLKDYGFEKTLVIQRSDGTSLYTTRDLAYHEWKGERADRIIDIFGADHKLISGQLKATLNAIGKKEPEFVIFEFVSLPEGSMSTRRGKFISADELFDQVKVRALEEVDKRRPEMPDDFKKEVADMVGIGAVRYDIVKVTPEKSTVFDWKEALDFEKQGGPFIQYSHARSCSILRKAKDEGLWDSEAIIAPSLLVEDSEIALIKKMGMFDNVLDQCTKELKPHMLAIYGRELADAFNQFYRFVSVLNAEEDDVRASRLALVDCARIVLANTLDTLGMGAPDSM; from the coding sequence TTGTTTTTAGATTTTATAGAACAGGTTACATCCGTACTGAACGATGCTGTCAGCTCCGCAGGGTTTGAAGCAAACGATCTGGAGCTTGGACCGTCCCAGCATGCAGACCTTTCATCAAGGGTCGCATTCAGGCTGGCATCTGTTGCAAAACAGAGTCCAAAGGACGTTGCTGACAGGATCGCTTCTGAGATAGTAATACCAGAGGGTTCCTATATTGGTAAGATAGAGGCATTGGGCCCATATCTGAATATAAGTGCCAGTCGCGATTTCATTGATGATGTTGTGTCAGGTATCAGGGAGAAGAAGGAGTCTTTCGGAGGTAATTTCTGTGAAGGCAGGATACTGCTTGAGCACACTTCTGCTAATCCTAACGGTCCTCTTCATGTGGGACACATAAGAAATTCCATTATCGGAGATACCCTCGGTCGCATCCTGAAACGTGCAGGATATGATGTCGAGTTGCACTACTATGTAAATGACATGGGTCGCCAGATAGCTATAGTTTCCTGGGCTCTTGAACACTTCGAATTCGATGAAAGTTCTAAGCCGGACCATGCTATTGCAGATGTTTACATAAAGGCGAATGCAGAGCTTGAATCACACCCGGAAAAGGTTGCTGAGATAGACAAGCTCATGCAGCTTGTTGAGAGTGGTGATGAGGAGACAATTGAGCGTTTCGATAAGGCTGTAGGGCTTGCAGTTGAAGGTATCAAGGAAACCCTTGGAAAGATGAATGTCTCCCACGATGAGTTCCCTAAGGAATCAAGTTTCATCAGGTCCGGTGATGTTTCAAGGATAGTGGATGAGATCAAGGCTACAGGACGTACTGAGATAGACAATGGCGCGCTTGTTGTTGACCTTAAGGATTACGGATTTGAAAAGACGCTCGTTATCCAGCGCTCTGATGGTACTTCACTTTATACAACACGTGATCTTGCATACCATGAATGGAAGGGCGAGCGTGCTGACAGGATCATCGATATCTTCGGAGCAGATCATAAACTGATCTCCGGTCAGCTCAAGGCAACGTTGAATGCCATAGGCAAAAAAGAACCGGAGTTTGTTATCTTTGAGTTCGTTTCATTGCCTGAAGGTTCAATGAGCACAAGACGCGGCAAGTTCATCAGTGCTGACGAACTGTTCGACCAGGTCAAGGTTCGGGCACTGGAAGAGGTGGACAAACGCCGCCCTGAGATGCCTGACGATTTCAAGAAAGAGGTTGCTGACATGGTCGGTATCGGTGCTGTCAGATACGATATCGTGAAGGTCACACCTGAGAAATCCACGGTCTTCGACTGGAAAGAGGCCCTTGATTTCGAGAAACAGGGCGGTCCTTTCATACAGTACTCACATGCACGTTCCTGCAGTATCCTGCGAAAGGCAAAGGATGAAGGCCTGTGGGATAGTGAAGCGATCATTGCCCCTTCACTTCTTGTGGAAGATAGTGAAATAGCTCTTATCAAGAAGATGGGAATGTTCGACAATGTGTTGGACCAGTGTACGAAGGAACTGAAACCACATATGCTTGCTATCTACGGAAGGGAACTTGCAGATGCATTTAACCAGTTCTATCGTTTCGTGTCCGTCCTCAATGCCGAGGAAGATGATGTCCGTGCAAGCCGTCTGGCTCTTGTGGACTGTGCAAGGATAGTGCTTGCCAACACACTGGATACCCTTGGAATGGGTGCACCGGATTCGATGTAA
- the twy1 gene encoding 4-demethylwyosine synthase TYW1, with protein MSSKDKEELITIPEIPDFEALLKKQGYSLAGTHSAVKTCLWLGRSMKGEGECYKSRFYGITSHCCLQMTPTLRCNQRCLFCWRPTEAEVSFPKDWDSPVEIVGSSIKAQQKLISGFGGSAPRERWEEANQPKHVAISLSGEPTLYPHLPELVEEYEKQGFTTFIVSNGTVPDMMERIEPSQLYMSLDAPDRETYEKVCNPKSPELWDNINRSLEILGKKNNRKAIRITLVKGMNMIDPAGYARLIEIANPDFIEVKAYMHLGFSRSRLPREAMPSHEEVVSFAKELAEHLGYAIADEVEVSRIALLSKDGKVTYLD; from the coding sequence ATGTCCTCGAAAGATAAGGAAGAACTTATAACAATTCCTGAAATACCTGACTTTGAGGCCTTGCTGAAAAAGCAGGGATATAGCCTTGCAGGTACTCATTCTGCTGTAAAGACATGCCTCTGGCTTGGTCGTTCCATGAAAGGAGAAGGTGAGTGTTATAAGTCCAGGTTCTATGGTATTACTTCACATTGTTGTCTGCAGATGACACCTACTTTGAGGTGCAACCAACGCTGTCTCTTTTGCTGGAGGCCTACAGAAGCGGAGGTATCCTTCCCGAAAGATTGGGATTCTCCAGTGGAAATTGTGGGGTCATCAATCAAAGCACAGCAAAAATTGATATCCGGATTTGGTGGTTCAGCACCAAGGGAGCGGTGGGAGGAAGCAAACCAGCCCAAACACGTTGCTATATCACTTTCAGGGGAGCCGACCTTGTATCCGCATCTGCCTGAACTTGTGGAAGAGTACGAAAAACAGGGCTTTACCACTTTTATCGTAAGTAACGGTACTGTTCCTGATATGATGGAGAGAATCGAACCTTCCCAGTTATACATGAGCCTTGATGCTCCTGATAGGGAAACATATGAAAAGGTCTGCAATCCGAAATCTCCTGAACTATGGGACAATATCAACAGGTCTCTGGAAATACTTGGAAAGAAGAATAACCGCAAAGCAATACGCATAACCCTTGTAAAGGGTATGAATATGATCGATCCGGCAGGTTATGCACGTCTTATTGAGATAGCAAATCCGGATTTCATTGAGGTCAAGGCATATATGCACCTTGGTTTTTCCAGAAGCCGTCTTCCTCGTGAAGCGATGCCTTCACATGAGGAGGTTGTCAGTTTTGCAAAAGAACTTGCCGAGCATCTTGGATATGCCATTGCAGATGAAGTGGAAGTAAGCCGCATCGCTCTGCTTTCAAAGGACGGTAAAGTCACTTATCTTGACTGA
- a CDS encoding CobW family GTP-binding protein, whose product MIIGGFLGSGKTTTLLRLGKHLSETGHKIAIIVNEIGEIGLDGDTLSSTGIVTEELTSGCICCTLKISMEYTLSKLSDDFHPDVIIIEPTGIAFPRQIKEDIGLMKIDDLSFSPIVNIIDGTRFNTEIKQTPKFILTQIEDAEILCINKVDIAEDEKVAEVRNFLEEINPEAEVIEFSAKEADEKFQKLIDLLAGKSKERETRKAINSIEASEVSSYSGELTIKDCKLEEQKAEKYATDVLTSISEQVKKLNPDFVGHIKMALEYPGTLMKASITSSESIPNIEFFETKGKDCSVKFLSAVTNVEKEELVKIVEGTIKEHLEQEGIPFSNKVKNIQTIDIF is encoded by the coding sequence ATGATCATAGGCGGCTTTCTCGGAAGCGGCAAGACCACTACATTGTTAAGGCTCGGTAAGCATTTGAGTGAAACAGGCCACAAGATCGCGATAATTGTGAACGAGATCGGTGAGATCGGACTTGACGGTGACACACTTTCAAGCACCGGGATCGTCACCGAAGAACTTACGAGCGGATGTATCTGCTGTACTCTCAAGATCAGCATGGAATACACCCTTTCCAAACTTTCAGATGACTTCCACCCTGACGTTATTATTATCGAACCTACAGGTATTGCCTTCCCAAGGCAGATCAAAGAAGACATAGGTCTTATGAAGATAGATGACCTGAGCTTTTCACCTATCGTTAACATTATTGACGGAACAAGATTCAACACCGAGATAAAGCAGACACCAAAGTTCATTCTGACACAGATAGAAGATGCTGAGATCCTCTGTATCAACAAGGTCGATATCGCAGAGGATGAAAAGGTCGCAGAGGTCAGAAATTTCCTGGAGGAGATCAATCCTGAAGCAGAGGTCATTGAGTTCTCCGCAAAGGAAGCCGATGAGAAATTCCAGAAGCTCATCGACCTGCTGGCAGGCAAAAGCAAGGAAAGGGAAACAAGGAAAGCCATCAACTCCATCGAGGCCTCCGAGGTCAGCTCCTATTCCGGCGAGCTTACCATCAAGGACTGCAAACTGGAAGAACAAAAGGCAGAAAAGTATGCAACCGATGTCCTTACTTCCATCAGCGAGCAGGTCAAAAAGCTCAATCCGGATTTCGTAGGTCACATCAAAATGGCTCTGGAATACCCCGGAACCCTCATGAAGGCAAGTATCACATCTTCCGAGAGCATACCTAACATCGAGTTCTTTGAAACAAAAGGCAAGGACTGCAGCGTGAAGTTCCTATCAGCAGTTACAAATGTGGAAAAGGAAGAGCTTGTGAAGATCGTTGAGGGTACGATAAAAGAGCATCTGGAGCAGGAAGGCATACCTTTCAGCAATAAGGTCAAGAACATACAGACCATCGACATTTTTTAA
- a CDS encoding DNA-directed DNA polymerase II small subunit codes for MKEINVQEAFLEAGYQISPEAVNLIVSHSSPKNLVCYILEHIDESVFVIETEHIDLSSFESEYPSSVKGNSGTTSDVASKVVSDVSSQVSQNSEVISGETPSHSEISLSFATSETVSKVTSEVSSPSKKYSSSFPSGYGSKGLPDAGLNVNSNANGSNINIMSDITDMSTCVGEYMEFVQYFRNRYSKLSDMIRGRITARPIESLNKNRKQGSGLKRSGGGDYSEVSIIGMVSEVRSTANGHKMLQLEDPTGSFLVLVHQAEKDLFEEASKIILDEVIGITGSLTNDGSLIVAKKIILPDLPNISHRREGTWGKAVFTSDVHIGSSTFLEEEWCGFLDFLNGKCDNDQMKELSKDIRYLVIAGDLVDGIGIFPGQEHELDILDIYDQYAKAAEYFSQVPEHIQIIISPGNHDAVRQAEPQPRFPERITSLFEDRITFVGNPALVDLDGVRVLMYHGRSIDDLVASVPGVSYQEPEKAMIEMLKRRHLSPIYGSRVSIAPEKQDHFVIDQIPDILHCGHVHTIGIGRYKNVLAINSGTWQSQTEFQKRVNLMPTPAQVPIVDLSTLRTTLLHF; via the coding sequence ATGAAAGAGATCAATGTTCAGGAAGCTTTTTTAGAAGCCGGGTATCAGATCAGCCCTGAAGCTGTAAATCTGATAGTATCTCACAGTTCACCAAAGAATCTGGTTTGCTATATTCTTGAACATATCGATGAGTCGGTCTTTGTTATTGAGACCGAACACATTGACCTTTCATCCTTTGAATCCGAATATCCGAGCAGCGTGAAAGGTAACTCAGGAACAACTTCAGATGTTGCTTCAAAGGTTGTTTCAGATGTTAGTTCACAGGTCTCACAGAATTCGGAGGTCATTTCGGGAGAAACACCTTCCCATTCGGAGATATCGCTTTCATTTGCTACATCTGAAACTGTATCTAAAGTTACATCTGAAGTATCTTCACCCTCAAAAAAATATTCTTCCTCATTTCCATCCGGTTATGGAAGTAAGGGATTACCAGATGCCGGTCTTAATGTAAATTCCAATGCTAATGGCAGTAACATCAATATCATGTCCGATATCACGGACATGTCGACCTGTGTTGGCGAATATATGGAATTCGTCCAATATTTCAGGAACAGGTATAGTAAGCTCAGTGATATGATCCGTGGAAGGATAACTGCCAGACCAATTGAGAGCCTTAATAAGAACCGCAAGCAGGGGAGCGGCTTAAAGCGGAGTGGAGGCGGTGATTACAGTGAAGTTTCTATTATTGGAATGGTATCCGAGGTAAGGAGTACTGCAAATGGGCATAAGATGTTGCAGCTGGAAGATCCCACAGGTTCTTTTCTGGTGCTTGTGCATCAGGCGGAGAAAGATCTTTTTGAAGAGGCCAGCAAGATAATTCTGGATGAGGTTATCGGTATCACAGGTTCCCTGACCAATGATGGCAGTCTGATCGTAGCAAAGAAGATAATACTCCCTGACCTTCCGAATATTTCACACAGGAGGGAAGGTACCTGGGGTAAAGCGGTGTTCACATCTGATGTCCATATCGGAAGCTCGACCTTCCTTGAAGAAGAATGGTGTGGCTTCCTTGACTTTCTTAACGGGAAGTGTGATAATGACCAAATGAAAGAGCTTTCCAAAGATATCCGGTACCTTGTGATAGCAGGCGATCTGGTTGATGGGATCGGAATTTTCCCGGGGCAGGAACATGAGCTGGATATTCTTGACATCTATGATCAGTATGCAAAGGCGGCTGAATACTTTAGTCAGGTACCGGAACACATTCAGATAATAATATCACCCGGAAACCACGATGCAGTCCGTCAGGCAGAGCCACAGCCCCGTTTTCCGGAGCGTATAACTTCCCTTTTTGAGGACAGGATAACTTTTGTGGGAAATCCTGCATTAGTGGACCTCGATGGTGTCCGGGTACTGATGTATCATGGACGCTCAATTGACGATCTTGTTGCTTCGGTCCCGGGAGTTTCATATCAGGAGCCTGAAAAGGCCATGATAGAGATGTTAAAACGCAGGCATCTTTCCCCTATATATGGAAGCAGGGTTTCCATTGCACCGGAGAAACAGGACCATTTTGTAATTGACCAGATACCCGATATTCTCCATTGTGGTCATGTGCATACCATAGGTATTGGAAGATACAAGAATGTCCTTGCGATAAATTCCGGTACATGGCAGTCACAAACAGAGTTCCAGAAGAGAGTAAATTTAATGCCAACACCTGCACAGGTTCCTATCGTGGATCTTTCCACTCTCAGGACAACCCTTCTGCACTTCTGA
- a CDS encoding PepSY domain-containing protein, which produces MNETIPFEPPGPLDDFFAAYPEAEKNDTIISFINSYDPRKWKEVSTDLNRTSSLVYLVADRDVFRELMFMEQKGNISWVKTFNELQVAVDKEQALRIAAKEMNSSVSPVDVHIVFRDSQPFWVVTYITGPAATTFYIDTGNGKVYYYLMDAGVDGSGEPSYNVPGFGGMLTLVAFAVSLRMTRKTGGK; this is translated from the coding sequence ATGAATGAGACGATCCCCTTTGAACCTCCAGGTCCACTGGATGATTTTTTCGCCGCTTATCCTGAGGCTGAAAAGAATGACACGATAATCTCCTTTATCAACTCCTATGATCCGAGGAAATGGAAAGAAGTATCTACAGACCTGAACCGGACTTCTTCACTGGTTTATCTGGTAGCCGACAGGGATGTTTTCAGGGAACTTATGTTCATGGAACAAAAAGGCAATATCAGCTGGGTGAAGACATTCAATGAATTGCAGGTAGCTGTGGATAAGGAGCAGGCGCTCCGGATAGCTGCAAAGGAGATGAACTCGTCGGTATCTCCAGTGGATGTTCATATCGTTTTCCGGGATTCACAGCCTTTCTGGGTTGTGACCTACATAACGGGCCCTGCTGCCACTACATTTTATATCGATACCGGAAACGGTAAAGTATACTATTACCTGATGGATGCAGGGGTTGACGGATCCGGGGAACCTTCGTATAACGTCCCCGGTTTTGGCGGAATGCTTACTTTGGTTGCATTTGCAGTGTCTTTGAGGATGACCAGGAAGACAGGTGGGAAATGA